GATCCGTAGAACCTGCCGGAAGAGACTGTTGAAGCCGGATCCAGTCGCTCAAGCAGCCAGCTGGGTGTAAGCCGTCTCCAAATCGTCCACCAGATGGAGGAACGATTCAAGACGGACCAATTTCACGGTCTGGGTGACACGTGCATTGCCAACCACCACGAAACTGCGCTTGGCGTCTTTGCATTGTTTGGCCAGCTGCACCAAGGCGCCGAGACCAGAGGAATCGAGAAAGTCGATTTTGCTCAGATCAAAGACAGCAGGAAAGGCATTGGCCTTCAAAACATCCATCACGTAAGTGATGAACTGCTTTTCGGAGTAGGCATCTAACTGACCGGTGAAGTGAAACACCAGGCAGCCATCCTTCTGCTCAAATCCTCCACGGAGCGAAACCGTCAGTCGCTGCAGTTCAGTGATGGGACCAGACCCCCCATGTTGCGTCGTCGTCGTGCGAAGTGTAGTGATGCTCTTCGAGACAGACCACGCATCAACGTCGATCTGACATCAGCGAAACGAAACGGGCGAAATGGTGATCGGCATCGTGGGGGCCGGGACTCGCCTCAGGGTGATATTGCACACCAAAGATCGGCTGCTGCCGATGGGCCATCGCTGCCACGGTGCGGTCGTTGAGATTGAGGTGCGTCACCTCAATGCAGTCGGCGGGGAGACTCGCCGCATCCAGGGCAAAACCATGGTTCTGACTCGTGATCTCCACCTGGCCGCTGGTGCCACAGGGATGG
Above is a window of Synechococcus sp. BIOS-U3-1 DNA encoding:
- a CDS encoding STAS domain-containing protein, which gives rise to MTVSLRGGFEQKDGCLVFHFTGQLDAYSEKQFITYVMDVLKANAFPAVFDLSKIDFLDSSGLGALVQLAKQCKDAKRSFVVVGNARVTQTVKLVRLESFLHLVDDLETAYTQLAA